One window from the genome of bacterium encodes:
- the lat gene encoding L-lysine 6-transaminase, giving the protein MKKYTKDDVQKFTPQDVHEVLGQVLLADGFNMVVDLERSQGQILYDARSNKPYLDFFSYFASNPVGHNHPKMRNPKFIEEIGKIAIHNPSNSDLYTVEMAKFVATFQRVAMPEGFEHLFIVAGGGLAVENALKSAMDWKVRKNLAKGVGTEKRPIGTKVAHLAQAFHGRTGYTLSLTNTADPRKYMYFASFDWPRVSIPAAKFPLEGDNLKDTIEVEKKTISELEAAFKADTDGICAFIMEPIQGEGGDNHFRPEFFKAVRELCDKYDVMLVFDEVQSGMGITGKMWAWQNHGVKPDIICFGKKAQVCGIIAGPRIDEVENNVFVESSRINSTWGGNLTDMVRCRKYLEIIEEDNLLENATKMGEILLNNLKIIQSKCDFVTNARGAGLMCAFDLPDAECRAKFLSACMDMGMIVLPCGTHSVRFRPSLNVEKADLDRAKAIIEEVLTNMVPCDY; this is encoded by the coding sequence ATGAAAAAATATACTAAAGATGATGTTCAAAAATTTACACCACAGGATGTTCACGAAGTTTTAGGGCAAGTCTTGCTAGCCGATGGTTTCAACATGGTAGTTGATCTCGAACGCTCGCAGGGACAGATACTTTATGATGCCCGTTCCAATAAACCTTATCTTGATTTCTTCAGCTATTTTGCCAGCAATCCCGTGGGACACAACCACCCGAAAATGCGCAATCCTAAATTTATTGAAGAAATAGGCAAGATCGCAATACACAATCCATCAAATTCGGATCTCTATACTGTTGAAATGGCGAAGTTTGTCGCAACTTTCCAACGAGTGGCCATGCCGGAGGGCTTCGAGCATTTATTTATAGTTGCTGGCGGTGGGCTTGCAGTGGAAAATGCACTTAAATCCGCAATGGACTGGAAAGTGCGTAAAAACTTGGCAAAAGGCGTCGGAACCGAAAAAAGGCCCATTGGCACGAAGGTGGCACACCTTGCTCAAGCATTCCATGGAAGAACAGGTTATACACTCAGTCTCACAAACACAGCCGATCCGCGCAAATATATGTATTTTGCTTCATTCGACTGGCCGCGTGTCTCGATACCTGCGGCAAAATTCCCGCTAGAAGGTGATAACCTCAAAGATACCATCGAGGTCGAGAAAAAGACTATCTCCGAACTCGAGGCCGCCTTTAAGGCCGATACCGATGGCATCTGTGCGTTCATTATGGAGCCAATACAGGGCGAGGGCGGCGATAATCATTTCAGACCTGAGTTCTTTAAAGCAGTCCGCGAGCTTTGCGACAAATATGATGTAATGCTTGTTTTCGACGAGGTCCAAAGCGGCATGGGAATAACTGGAAAGATGTGGGCATGGCAAAACCACGGCGTCAAACCGGATATCATCTGTTTCGGTAAGAAAGCGCAAGTTTGCGGAATAATTGCTGGCCCGAGAATAGATGAGGTTGAGAACAATGTATTTGTCGAGTCGAGCAGAATCAACTCCACATGGGGTGGCAATCTCACAGATATGGTTCGTTGCAGAAAATACCTCGAGATCATCGAGGAGGACAACCTTCTGGAAAACGCTACTAAGATGGGCGAAATTTTATTGAATAACCTAAAGATTATTCAATCCAAATGTGACTTTGTAACCAATGCCCGTGGCGCTGGCCTGATGTGCGCATTCGATCTTCCCGATGCTGAATGCAGGGCCAAATTCCTTTCGGCTTGCATGGATATGGGAATGATAGTATTGCCGTGTGGCACTCATTCCGTGCGTTTCCGTCCAAGCCTCAATGTCGAGAAAGCTGATTTAGACAGGGCTAAAGCAATTATCGAGGAAGTGCTCACGAACATGGTTCCCTGTGATTACTAG
- a CDS encoding DUF3795 domain-containing protein, which produces MVEKLAYCGLDCESCPIYIATKTENPIARAAMREDIARICFEKYGMNYTSEEITDCDGCRNDGRLFIECANCAIRACARTREVENCAFCDNYACEKLTALFETDPLFKENLEKIRAESE; this is translated from the coding sequence ATGGTAGAAAAGCTTGCATATTGTGGATTGGATTGCGAGAGTTGCCCGATTTATATAGCTACTAAAACTGAAAATCCTATCGCGCGCGCCGCAATGAGAGAAGATATTGCTCGAATATGTTTCGAGAAATACGGCATGAATTATACATCGGAGGAGATAACAGATTGCGATGGCTGTAGAAATGATGGTAGGCTTTTTATCGAATGTGCCAACTGTGCGATTCGTGCTTGTGCTCGAACGCGTGAAGTAGAGAATTGTGCATTCTGTGATAATTATGCTTGCGAAAAATTGACAGCTCTTTTTGAAACCGATCCGTTATTTAAAGAAAATCTAGAGAAGATACGCGCGGAATCGGAATAG
- the rpsJ gene encoding 30S ribosomal protein S10, translated as MAQRIRIKLQAYDHVILDRSTTEIVETAKRTGAKISGPVPLPTHRRIYTILRSTNVDKKSREQFEVRTHKRLIDILEASQETVDAMMKIELPAGVDIEIVV; from the coding sequence ATGGCCCAGCGTATTAGAATTAAGCTGCAGGCTTATGATCATGTTATTCTCGATAGATCTACCACAGAGATCGTCGAGACCGCTAAGAGGACAGGTGCTAAGATATCGGGTCCGGTCCCGTTGCCTACACATAGGCGCATTTACACTATCCTCCGTAGCACTAATGTTGACAAGAAAAGCAGAGAGCAGTTCGAGGTTAGAACACATAAGCGTTTGATTGATATTCTCGAGGCGAGCCAGGAAACGGTTGATGCGATGATGAAGATCGAATTACCGGCTGGCGTCGATATCGAGATTGTCGTATAA
- the rplC gene encoding 50S ribosomal protein L3 — protein sequence MMIGFIGKKVGMTTIFDTDGTAIPVTILRAGPCEVIQVKSPEKDGYSAIQLGFEPTKKRKPKPELGHFKKAGTKVYKRLREFRVSDPENYSVGQMITVERFNIGDSVNLGGISKGKGFQGSIKRHHFSTGPKSHGQSNKWRAPGSLGQSSSPSRVFKGVRMAGRMGNEKVTIPGSKIISIDSENNLILVKGSVVGPRGGYITIVKEG from the coding sequence ATAATGATCGGATTTATCGGCAAAAAGGTCGGAATGACCACCATATTCGACACGGATGGCACTGCAATACCGGTGACAATTCTCCGTGCCGGTCCTTGCGAGGTTATTCAAGTTAAATCGCCCGAGAAGGATGGCTATTCGGCTATTCAGCTTGGATTCGAGCCTACTAAGAAGAGAAAGCCCAAGCCCGAGTTGGGTCATTTTAAGAAGGCTGGAACTAAAGTCTATAAGAGGCTTCGGGAGTTTCGTGTAAGCGACCCGGAGAACTATTCCGTTGGGCAGATGATCACGGTAGAGCGTTTTAATATCGGTGATTCGGTTAATCTGGGCGGAATTTCCAAGGGTAAAGGTTTTCAGGGCTCAATAAAGCGCCATCATTTCAGCACTGGCCCGAAAAGTCACGGCCAGTCAAATAAATGGAGAGCGCCCGGATCACTCGGTCAGTCTTCGTCGCCTTCGAGAGTTTTCAAGGGTGTTCGTATGGCTGGAAGAATGGGCAATGAAAAGGTCACCATCCCCGGCTCGAAAATTATTAGTATCGATTCGGAGAATAACCTCATCCTCGTTAAAGGTTCTGTTGTAGGGCCGAGGGGCGGTTATATAACTATTGTAAAGGAGGGGTGA
- the rplD gene encoding 50S ribosomal protein L4, with the protein MPKGILLDREGKNIGELDLPQTAFGIEPKSAVVHQYVECYLANQRLGLHCKKTSSEVSGGGRKPWRQKGTGRARVGSIRSPLWRHGGVTFAPKPRDYRKAFPRKMRKLALASVLSAQSKNGGVYIFEDIDTKSHKTVELRSLLQNVGVFGKKILIVTTVPEHNLVLAGGNLKGVNVTFTGELNTYQVLDADVFMVTKGALEKIEELCVR; encoded by the coding sequence ATGCCCAAGGGAATACTCCTTGACCGTGAGGGAAAAAATATAGGTGAATTGGACCTTCCTCAGACCGCCTTCGGAATAGAGCCAAAGAGCGCAGTAGTTCATCAGTATGTTGAATGTTATCTTGCGAACCAGCGCCTCGGTCTTCATTGCAAGAAGACCAGTAGTGAGGTTTCTGGTGGTGGCCGTAAACCATGGCGCCAAAAAGGCACAGGGAGAGCGCGTGTAGGTTCTATCCGCTCGCCGCTCTGGAGACACGGTGGTGTTACTTTTGCTCCTAAGCCGCGTGATTATCGCAAGGCATTCCCGCGCAAGATGCGCAAGCTTGCTCTTGCTTCGGTTCTTTCAGCTCAATCAAAAAATGGTGGTGTTTATATCTTCGAGGATATCGATACCAAAAGCCATAAGACCGTAGAGCTTAGAAGCCTGTTACAAAATGTAGGAGTATTTGGGAAGAAGATTCTCATTGTCACCACTGTTCCTGAACACAATTTAGTATTGGCCGGCGGAAATCTTAAGGGCGTTAATGTCACATTTACCGGCGAACTCAATACATACCAGGTTCTCGACGCCGATGTATTTATGGTTACTAAAGGAGCCTTGGAGAAAATAGAGGAGCTCTGTGTTCGATGA
- the rplW gene encoding 50S ribosomal protein L23 gives MRDPRKVLVKPILTEKSNMFKETENVFTFKVAKDANKEDIKRSVEAIFKVHVTSVRTANYMGKPKRRGKWEGRRSSWKKAVIKLAPGDRIDIFEGL, from the coding sequence ATGAGAGACCCCCGTAAGGTTTTGGTCAAACCTATATTGACCGAGAAATCGAATATGTTTAAGGAGACCGAGAATGTTTTCACATTCAAGGTTGCTAAAGATGCTAATAAAGAAGATATCAAAAGAAGCGTTGAAGCTATTTTCAAGGTTCATGTTACCAGTGTTCGCACGGCCAACTATATGGGTAAACCAAAGCGTCGTGGAAAATGGGAAGGCAGAAGATCATCTTGGAAAAAGGCTGTTATCAAACTCGCCCCTGGCGATAGGATAGATATCTTTGAAGGGCTATAA
- the rplB gene encoding 50S ribosomal protein L2, with the protein MGIKHYNPTTPSLRTRRTLTYSELTPGAKPEKNLIVKSHRSGGRNNNGRITMRHLGGGNKKRIRVVDFKRNKYGIPAKVAQIEYDPNRSAFIALLSYADGEKRYILAPIGVKEGDTLMSGPEAEIKPGNSLPLGSMPVGSRIHNIEFKPGKGGQVVRSAGAVAQIVGREKDHVIIRLPSGEIRTFRRDCYATLGQVGNLDHSNTVFGKAGARRWIGKRPKVRGMAMNPHDHPHGGGEGRVKGYKQAVTPWGQPCKGYKTRKKKKSSDKFILKRRTR; encoded by the coding sequence ATGGGTATCAAGCATTATAACCCGACAACACCATCACTAAGAACTCGTCGGACTTTGACATATTCGGAGCTTACTCCAGGCGCCAAGCCGGAGAAGAATTTGATAGTCAAGAGTCACCGTAGTGGTGGGAGAAACAATAATGGCAGAATCACCATGCGTCATCTTGGTGGTGGGAATAAAAAGCGTATTCGCGTGGTCGATTTTAAGCGCAATAAATATGGTATCCCCGCTAAAGTAGCTCAAATCGAATATGATCCTAACCGTTCCGCATTTATTGCCTTGCTCTCCTATGCCGATGGGGAAAAGAGATATATTCTCGCTCCAATCGGTGTTAAAGAAGGCGATACTTTGATGAGCGGTCCTGAAGCTGAGATTAAACCGGGTAACTCGCTTCCGCTTGGAAGTATGCCGGTGGGTTCCAGGATACACAATATCGAATTTAAACCCGGAAAAGGTGGCCAGGTGGTCCGCTCGGCCGGTGCTGTAGCTCAGATTGTTGGAAGAGAAAAGGATCATGTTATTATTAGACTTCCATCTGGAGAGATTCGCACTTTTAGGCGTGACTGCTATGCTACGCTTGGTCAGGTTGGGAACCTCGATCATTCTAATACAGTATTTGGCAAGGCCGGTGCAAGGAGATGGATCGGTAAACGCCCGAAGGTTCGCGGTATGGCTATGAACCCACATGATCATCCGCATGGTGGCGGAGAAGGCAGAGTTAAGGGATACAAGCAAGCAGTCACCCCTTGGGGTCAGCCTTGTAAGGGTTATAAGACCCGAAAAAAGAAGAAGAGTTCAGATAAATTTATTCTGAAGCGTCGAACAAGGTAA
- the rpsS gene encoding 30S ribosomal protein S19, which yields MSRSLKKGPYIEDNLFEKIEVMNEKGERKVIKTWSRRSTISPEFVGHTIAIHNGHKFIPVYISENMVGHKLGEFAHTRLFRGHGGKKAAQMKKKG from the coding sequence ATGTCCAGATCGCTGAAAAAAGGCCCGTATATAGAGGACAATCTTTTCGAGAAGATCGAGGTGATGAATGAAAAAGGCGAAAGGAAGGTTATTAAGACCTGGTCTCGTCGTTCAACAATCTCACCTGAATTCGTCGGGCATACTATCGCAATCCATAATGGCCATAAATTTATTCCGGTTTATATATCTGAAAACATGGTTGGTCATAAACTCGGAGAATTCGCCCACACTCGTCTTTTCCGTGGGCACGGCGGCAAAAAGGCTGCACAGATGAAGAAAAAAGGCTAA
- the rplV gene encoding 50S ribosomal protein L22: MLAKAQAKFLRISPYKLRLVADLVRGKNAEEAMRTIPFVNKKGSKLIEKVLKSAIANAMDQGEASLHEDELYISKIVIDGGPTMARFKAGAQGRVKPFKHRTSHIYIELDKKK; encoded by the coding sequence ATGTTAGCTAAAGCTCAAGCAAAGTTTCTAAGAATATCTCCATACAAATTAAGGTTGGTTGCCGATTTGGTTAGGGGCAAAAACGCTGAAGAAGCTATGAGAACAATTCCTTTCGTTAACAAAAAGGGATCCAAGTTAATTGAAAAGGTTTTGAAAAGCGCTATTGCTAACGCAATGGATCAGGGCGAAGCCTCTCTTCATGAGGACGAGCTTTATATTTCGAAGATAGTGATCGATGGCGGCCCAACTATGGCGCGGTTCAAAGCCGGCGCTCAAGGAAGAGTTAAACCGTTTAAACATAGAACGAGTCACATTTATATTGAACTTGATAAAAAAAAGTAG
- the rpsC gene encoding 30S ribosomal protein S3, with product MGQKTHPIGLRLGIIKTWNSKWFARKGIYRSNLLEDIKLREFIHEELKDADVSTIEILRSPKSLTLNIFTARPGVVIGQGGQRVETFKKQLEQRTSKEVHLNVLEIRRPEMDATLVAKTIASQIEGRVSHRRAMKRAIQSAMRLGAQGIKVKCGGRLGGAEIARSEEYKEGRVPLHTLRADIDFARATAHTTAGCVGVKVWIFTEEILGGMDEYWDRALNEEKNKKRSRPSPGGSQSQRKRPRRRRKKQD from the coding sequence TTGGGACAAAAAACCCATCCGATAGGACTTAGATTAGGCATCATTAAAACTTGGAACTCGAAGTGGTTTGCCCGCAAGGGAATTTATCGCTCGAACCTTCTCGAGGATATAAAACTTCGAGAGTTCATCCACGAGGAACTTAAAGATGCCGATGTTTCTACAATTGAGATTCTTCGTAGCCCGAAGAGCCTTACCCTCAATATTTTTACTGCCCGTCCGGGTGTAGTTATTGGCCAGGGCGGCCAGAGGGTCGAAACCTTTAAAAAGCAGCTAGAACAAAGGACTTCCAAAGAGGTCCACCTTAATGTTCTCGAGATTCGCAGGCCAGAAATGGATGCTACCCTTGTTGCGAAGACTATTGCCTCACAAATTGAGGGCAGGGTTTCGCACAGAAGGGCTATGAAACGCGCCATCCAATCGGCGATGCGTCTTGGGGCACAAGGCATTAAGGTTAAGTGTGGCGGAAGACTCGGCGGAGCTGAGATTGCTCGTTCGGAGGAGTATAAAGAGGGAAGGGTTCCTCTGCATACTCTAAGGGCAGACATCGACTTTGCAAGGGCTACCGCTCATACTACTGCTGGCTGTGTTGGTGTTAAGGTATGGATCTTCACCGAGGAGATACTCGGTGGCATGGATGAATATTGGGACAGGGCACTCAACGAGGAAAAGAACAAGAAGCGTTCGAGACCATCACCGGGTGGCTCTCAATCGCAGAGGAAAAGACCTCGTCGCCGTCGCAAAAAGCAAGATTAA
- the rplP gene encoding 50S ribosomal protein L16, with protein MLMPKRTKYRKTQRGKRRGLAIRGGKISFGDYGMKAMECGWITANQIEAARVAMTRHMKRAGRVWITIFPHKSVTKTAAETRMGKGKGAPDHWVAVIKRGRIMFEIAGVDEAVAKRAFELAARKLPIKTRFVDRERTPGGTL; from the coding sequence ATGTTAATGCCAAAGCGCACAAAATACCGTAAGACTCAGCGCGGGAAGCGTCGTGGTCTTGCGATTCGCGGTGGCAAAATAAGTTTTGGCGATTACGGCATGAAAGCTATGGAATGCGGATGGATTACCGCAAACCAGATCGAAGCCGCGAGAGTCGCGATGACAAGACATATGAAGCGTGCTGGTCGCGTTTGGATTACGATATTTCCACATAAATCGGTTACTAAAACAGCCGCCGAAACTCGTATGGGTAAAGGTAAAGGGGCGCCAGATCATTGGGTAGCCGTAATTAAGCGCGGGAGAATTATGTTCGAGATCGCAGGTGTCGATGAGGCCGTCGCGAAGAGGGCTTTCGAGCTTGCTGCTCGTAAGCTTCCCATTAAAACTCGTTTTGTTGATAGAGAAAGAACGCCCGGAGGAACATTATGA
- the rpmC gene encoding 50S ribosomal protein L29, with product MSITKTWQLREMSRDELVHRKHELLEEDFNLRMQSAVSTPKNPKRLREIRREASRISTIIHEDEIGIRKIGVKAL from the coding sequence ATGAGTATCACTAAGACATGGCAACTTAGAGAGATGAGTAGAGATGAACTCGTGCATCGTAAGCACGAACTTCTCGAAGAGGATTTTAATCTGCGGATGCAATCTGCAGTGAGTACTCCAAAAAATCCAAAGCGTCTCAGGGAAATAAGAAGGGAAGCTTCGCGAATATCCACTATTATTCATGAGGATGAAATTGGGATTAGAAAAATTGGAGTAAAAGCCCTTTAA
- the acpP gene encoding acyl carrier protein translates to MSIENRIREIIVEKLGVSSEQVGSNAHFVDDLGADSLDQVELVMALEEEFDIEIPDEDAEKIGTVSDAVKYINNSQAGKEG, encoded by the coding sequence ATGTCAATTGAAAACAGAATTAGAGAGATTATTGTTGAAAAATTGGGAGTTAGCTCCGAACAAGTCGGATCAAATGCTCATTTTGTGGACGATCTTGGTGCTGATAGTCTAGATCAGGTCGAGCTGGTTATGGCCCTCGAAGAGGAATTCGATATTGAGATCCCCGACGAGGACGCAGAGAAGATTGGCACGGTTAGTGACGCAGTTAAATATATCAATAATTCACAGGCCGGTAAAGAGGGGTAA